Below is a genomic region from Variovorax sp. J2L1-78.
TGCGTCTGCGCGCCTTCGGCAACTACAGCTTCCGCATCGGCGACGCCAAGCTGTTCCACACCGAGATCTCCGGCACGCGCGACATCTACACCGTGGCCGACCTCGACGGCCAGTTGCGCGGCCTGGTGCTGCAGAACATCAGCAACGCCATCGCCTCCAGCGGCGTGCCCTTCCTGGATCTCGCCGCGAACCAGATCGAGTTCGCCAATGCGCTGTCGACGCAGCTGCAGCCCGAGTTCGCCAAGATCGGCGTCAAGCTCGAAGCCATCACGGTGCAGAACGTCTCGCTGCCCGAAGAGCTGCAGAAGGTGCTCGACCAGAAGATCGGCATGGGCATGGTCGGCAACGACATGGGCAAGTTCATGCAGTACCAGACGGCGCAGGCCATCCCGAAGTTCGCCGAAGGCTCGGCCAACGGCGGTGGCGGCATCGCGGGCGACGCGATGGGCCTGGGGGCCGGCGTGGCGCTGGGCCAGGTGCTGGCGCAGAACCTCGCGCAGGGCCTGAACCCGAACGCCGCGGCGACGGCCGCCGTGGCCGCCGCCGCACCGGTCACCGAGATCAGCGCCAACGAGGTGATGGCCACGCTCGAGAAGCTGGGCGATCTCAAGACCAAGGGCATCCTCACGCAGGAAGAGTTCGACGCCAAGAAGGCGGAGCTGCTCAAGAAGCTGGTCTAAGCACCCGCGATGGCTGAGCTACCAGGCGCCCAGCGCGCCTACCGTGCGCCCTGCCCGGGTTGCGGCGCACCGGTCGAATTCAGGTCCGCGCAATCGGCGTTCGCCGTCTGCCCGTACTGCCAGAGCACCGTCGTCCGCCAGGGCGAGACGCTCGCGCGCATCGGCAAGATGGCGGAGCTGTTCGACGACTTCAGCCCGCTGCAGCTCTTCGCGGCGGGCCGTGTCGACGGCCAGCCCTTCACGCTGGTCGGCCGGCTGCAGTACGCCTACCCGGGCGGCCGCTGGACCGAGTGGATCGCCGCGCTCGACGGCGAGCGCACCGGTCTGCTGAGCGAGGACAACGGCGCCTTCGTCTTCTCGCTGCCCCACATGCTGGAGCGCGACGCGCCGCCGGCCGGTGACCTGCGCGTCGGCGCCACCACCGCCTTCAACGGCCAGGGCTACACCGTCGCGTCGAACGAGCAGGTGACGCTGGTGT
It encodes:
- a CDS encoding SPFH domain-containing protein encodes the protein MALMDFIKKQFIDIIQWTESGDGTLAWRFPMAEMEIQNGASLTVRESQVAVFVNEGQVADVFGPGMYKLTTQTLPVLTYLKNWDKLFESPFKSDVYFFSTRQQVDQKWGTPQPITIRDKDFGAVRLRAFGNYSFRIGDAKLFHTEISGTRDIYTVADLDGQLRGLVLQNISNAIASSGVPFLDLAANQIEFANALSTQLQPEFAKIGVKLEAITVQNVSLPEELQKVLDQKIGMGMVGNDMGKFMQYQTAQAIPKFAEGSANGGGGIAGDAMGLGAGVALGQVLAQNLAQGLNPNAAATAAVAAAAPVTEISANEVMATLEKLGDLKTKGILTQEEFDAKKAELLKKLV